From one Salmo salar chromosome ssa09, Ssal_v3.1, whole genome shotgun sequence genomic stretch:
- the LOC106611636 gene encoding thiosulfate sulfurtransferase/rhodanese-like domain-containing protein 2 isoform X1, whose product MVAKIIAVRFKSGTSGVEVNQKYLVVYFICLPNFLCLVPYLSSPVCLNTFGTFVASKRASITVWNCCGQTFKELSSIHKHVARTHDTDIHQLTQSTFEVLLSQIEKEATSQQQSTEKEPVDISSWIPDTSHITGDQLHNGPGEVLLLYCYCQLADPQLICAWQKALCEKLQLTGKVRVATEGINGTVGGTKVATSLYIKAMCSHPIFNIMKKEDFKTSNGGAECFCDLRVGVYKEIVPMGVDPDALSYSLAGTHLEPEEFHKEVEALLSKGDSCNDTILLDCRNFYESRIGQFSQCLAPNIRKFSYFPDYVDQNLDLFRDKKVLMYCTGGIRCERGSAYLRSKHVCKEVYQLKGGIHKYLEQFPEGFYRGKLFVFDERFAISSNSDIISECRYCNSPWDQYQLCSTHFCCQLVLSCSACRQGGHTACCPICQTKGKGEESSATPPQREECECTAMRPRIPQDAL is encoded by the exons ATGGTCGCGAAAATAATAGCGGTCAGATTCAAGTCAGGCACATCCGGAGTGGAGGTTAACCAGAAGTACTTGGTTGTGTACTTTATTTGTCTTCCGAATTTCTTGTGTTTGGTTCCGTATTTGTCATCACCGGTGTGTCTTAac ACATTTGGAACATTTGTGGCATCCAAAAGAGCTTCAATAACAGTTTGGAATTGCTGTGGCCAGACCTTCAAGGAACTTTCTTCCATCCACAAACATGTGGCAAGGACTCATGACACTGACATTCACCAGCTTACCCAGTCCACATTTGAGGTTTTACTGAGCCAGATTGAGAAAGAAGCCACTTCGCAACAACAATCAACAGAGAAAGAGCCCGTGGACATTTCCTCCTGGATACCTGACACCAGTCACATCACTGGTGACCAGCTACACAA TGGCCCAGGCGAGGTTCTTCTGCTCTACTGCTACTGTCAGCTGGCAGATCCACAGCTCATCTGTGCTTGGCAAAAGGCCCTTTGTGAAAAACTCCAGTtaactggcaag GTGAGGGTGGCAACTGAGGGGATCAATGGAACAGTTGGAGGCACAAAAGTGGCGACTAGCTTGTACATCAAGGCAATGTGCTCCCATCCAATCTTCAATATAATGAAAAAAGAAGATTTTAAG ACCAGCAATGGGGGCGCAGAGTGTTTTTGTGACCTGAGGGTTGGAGTCTACAAGGAAATAGTGCCAATGGGAGTGGACCCTGATGCCCTCTCTTACAGTCTAGCAG GTACTCACTTGGAACCTGAAGAATTCCACAAAGAAGTGGAGGCACTTTTGTCAAAAGGTGACTCTTGCAATGATACAATACTGCTGGACTGCCGGAACTTCTACGAGAGTAGAATT GGCCAGTTCAGCCAGTGTTTGGCCCCTAACATCCGAAAATTCAGTTACTTCCCCGATTACGTTGACCAGAACCTTGACCTCTTTCGAGACAAGAAGGTCCTTATGTACTGTACCGGCGGCATTCGTTGTGAACGCGGCTCAGCCTATCTCCGCTCAAAA CATGTGTGTAAAGAAGTTTATCAGCTGAAAGGTGGCATTCATAAGTACCTGGAACAATTCCCTGAGGGCTTCTATCGCGGCAAACTGTTTGTGTTTGACGAGCGCTTTGCAATCTCCTCCAACAGTGACATCATCTCAG AGTGTAGGTACTGCAATTCTCCGTGGGACCAGTACCAGCTATGCTCCACCCACTTCTGCTGCCAGCTGGTCCTTTCCTGCTCTGCCTGCAGACAGGGGGGCCACACTGCCTGCTGCCCCATCTGCCAGACCAAGGGCAAGGGAGAAGAGTCCTCCGCCACACCTCCACAGAGAGAGGAGTGCGAGTGCACAGCCATGCGGCCCAGGATCCCCCAGGATGCATTGTGA
- the LOC106611636 gene encoding thiosulfate sulfurtransferase/rhodanese-like domain-containing protein 2 isoform X2, with the protein MMTTDDMACNELINIDVDTLAPYDFKQEKLKLSATLRKYYSFCKRRTFGTFVASKRASITVWNCCGQTFKELSSIHKHVARTHDTDIHQLTQSTFEVLLSQIEKEATSQQQSTEKEPVDISSWIPDTSHITGDQLHNGPGEVLLLYCYCQLADPQLICAWQKALCEKLQLTGKVRVATEGINGTVGGTKVATSLYIKAMCSHPIFNIMKKEDFKTSNGGAECFCDLRVGVYKEIVPMGVDPDALSYSLAGTHLEPEEFHKEVEALLSKGDSCNDTILLDCRNFYESRIGQFSQCLAPNIRKFSYFPDYVDQNLDLFRDKKVLMYCTGGIRCERGSAYLRSKHVCKEVYQLKGGIHKYLEQFPEGFYRGKLFVFDERFAISSNSDIISECRYCNSPWDQYQLCSTHFCCQLVLSCSACRQGGHTACCPICQTKGKGEESSATPPQREECECTAMRPRIPQDAL; encoded by the exons ATGATGACAACCGATGATATGGCTTGCAATGAGTTAATTAACATAGATGTTGACACCCTTGCCCCCTATGATTTTAAACAAGAAAAACTCAAACTTTCTGCAACTCTACGAAAGTACTACTCATTCTGTAAGAGGAGG ACATTTGGAACATTTGTGGCATCCAAAAGAGCTTCAATAACAGTTTGGAATTGCTGTGGCCAGACCTTCAAGGAACTTTCTTCCATCCACAAACATGTGGCAAGGACTCATGACACTGACATTCACCAGCTTACCCAGTCCACATTTGAGGTTTTACTGAGCCAGATTGAGAAAGAAGCCACTTCGCAACAACAATCAACAGAGAAAGAGCCCGTGGACATTTCCTCCTGGATACCTGACACCAGTCACATCACTGGTGACCAGCTACACAA TGGCCCAGGCGAGGTTCTTCTGCTCTACTGCTACTGTCAGCTGGCAGATCCACAGCTCATCTGTGCTTGGCAAAAGGCCCTTTGTGAAAAACTCCAGTtaactggcaag GTGAGGGTGGCAACTGAGGGGATCAATGGAACAGTTGGAGGCACAAAAGTGGCGACTAGCTTGTACATCAAGGCAATGTGCTCCCATCCAATCTTCAATATAATGAAAAAAGAAGATTTTAAG ACCAGCAATGGGGGCGCAGAGTGTTTTTGTGACCTGAGGGTTGGAGTCTACAAGGAAATAGTGCCAATGGGAGTGGACCCTGATGCCCTCTCTTACAGTCTAGCAG GTACTCACTTGGAACCTGAAGAATTCCACAAAGAAGTGGAGGCACTTTTGTCAAAAGGTGACTCTTGCAATGATACAATACTGCTGGACTGCCGGAACTTCTACGAGAGTAGAATT GGCCAGTTCAGCCAGTGTTTGGCCCCTAACATCCGAAAATTCAGTTACTTCCCCGATTACGTTGACCAGAACCTTGACCTCTTTCGAGACAAGAAGGTCCTTATGTACTGTACCGGCGGCATTCGTTGTGAACGCGGCTCAGCCTATCTCCGCTCAAAA CATGTGTGTAAAGAAGTTTATCAGCTGAAAGGTGGCATTCATAAGTACCTGGAACAATTCCCTGAGGGCTTCTATCGCGGCAAACTGTTTGTGTTTGACGAGCGCTTTGCAATCTCCTCCAACAGTGACATCATCTCAG AGTGTAGGTACTGCAATTCTCCGTGGGACCAGTACCAGCTATGCTCCACCCACTTCTGCTGCCAGCTGGTCCTTTCCTGCTCTGCCTGCAGACAGGGGGGCCACACTGCCTGCTGCCCCATCTGCCAGACCAAGGGCAAGGGAGAAGAGTCCTCCGCCACACCTCCACAGAGAGAGGAGTGCGAGTGCACAGCCATGCGGCCCAGGATCCCCCAGGATGCATTGTGA
- the LOC106611634 gene encoding nuclear cap-binding protein subunit 1-like isoform X1 → MSRRRHSDGDDGGQSHKRRRTSEPIEIEDRLESLICRVGEKSTSSLESNLEGLAGVLEADLPNYKNKILRILCAVARLLPEKLTVYTTLVGLLNARNYNFGGEFVEAMIRQLKETLKANLYTEALYLVRFLCDLVNCHVIAAPSMVAMFENFVSVTQEEDVPQVRSDWFVYVVLSSLPWVGKELYEKKDVEMDRLLNQIDSYLKRRLKTHVPMLQVWTAEKPHPQEEYLDCLWAQIQKLKKDRWQERHILRPYIAFDSVLCEALQHNLPPFTPPAHMPDCQYPMPRVIFRMFDYTDAPEGPVMPGSHSVERFVIEDNLHNIIKSHWKERKTCAAQLLSYPGKNKIPLNYHIVEVIFGELFQLPCPPHIDVMYTTLLIELCKLQPGSLPQVLAQATEMMYMRLDTMNTTCIDRLLNWFSHHLSNFQFRWSWDDWTDCLALDADKPKPKFVKEVLEKCMRLSYHQRIVDIVPPTFSALIPADPIFFYKYQDEANSALPGYAVAITVGNAIKNRASNEEILTVLKDVPNPNQEDDDDEGEGFNPLKIEVFLQTLLHLAAKSFSHSFSALAKFHEILKVLTDCDEGKLHILRVVYEVWRNHPQMISVLVDKLIRTQIVDCAAVANWLFSPNMAHEFTRFYVWEILHSTIRKMNKHVQKIQKELEEAKDKLERQQHKKQKDSGDEEDMEKNSEDEDGQLEEQIERLQEKVESAQSEQKNLFLVIFQRFIMMLTEHLVRCETGSVDFSTPWYKNCIERLQQIFLMHHVTIQQYMGTLENLLFTAELDHHILAVYQQFCALQL, encoded by the exons ATGTCGAGAAGACGGCACAGTGACGGAGATGATG GCGGCCAGTCTCACAAAAGAAGGAGAACGTCTGAGCCCATTGAGATTGAGGATCGCCTGGAATCACTGATATGTCGAGTGGGAGAAAAG agtACCTCTTCCCTGGAAAGCAATTTGGAAGGTCTTGCAGGTGTCTTGGAAGCCGACCTCCCCAACTACAAAAACAAAATCCTCCGCATTTTGTGTGCTGT GGCTCGACTTCTACCCGAGAAGCTGACCGTGTACACAACATTAGTGGGCCTTCTCAATGCCAGGAACTACAACTTTGGCGGGGAGTTTGTGGAGGCCATGATCCGACAACTCAAAGAGACCTTGAAGGCCAACCTGTACACCGAAGCGCTTTACCTA GTGCGCTTCCTCTGTGACCTGGTGAACTGCCACGTGATCGCTGCTCCCTCCATGGTGGCCATGTTTGAGAACTTTGTTAGTGTCACTCAGGAGGAAGATGTGCCGCAG gTGCGCTCGGACTGGTTTGTCTATGTTGTACTCTCCAGTCTCCCCTGGGTTGGGAAGGAACTCTATGAGAAGAAGGATGTGGAGATGGACAGGCTCCTTAACCAGATTGACAGTTACCTCAA GAGGCGACTAAAGACTCATGTCCCCATGCTTCAGGTTTGGACAGCAGAGAAGCCACACCCACAAGAGGAG TACCTGGACTGCCTGTGGGCTCAGATCCAGAAGCTGAAGAAGGACCGCTGGCAGGAGCGCCACATCCTGCGGCCGTACATCGCCTTTGACAGCGTGCTGTGTGAGGCCCTGCAGCACAACCTGCCACCCTTCACCCCGCCTGCCCACATGCCCGACTGCCAGTACCCCATGCCCCGCGTCATCTTCCGCATGTTCGACTACACCGATGCCCCCGAG GGTCCCGTCATGCCAGGCAGCCACTCTGTGGAGAGGTTTGTGATTGAGGATAACCTTCACAACATCATCAAATCCCACTGGAAAGAGAGGAAGACCTG TGCTGCGCAGTTGCTCAGCTATCCAGGAAAAAATAAGATCCCACTCAACTATCACATTGTGGAG GTGATCTTTGGAGAGCTCTTCCAGCTGCCCTGTCCCCCCCACATCGACGTCATGTACACCACACTGCTCATCGAGCTCTGCAAGCTGCAGCCAGGCTCCCTGCCTCAAGTT TTGGCCCAAGCCACAGAGATGATGTACATGAGACTGGACACTATGAACACTACTTGCATAGACCGACTCCTCAACTGGTTCTCCCACCATTTGAGCAACTTTCAGTTCCGATGGAGCTGGGACGACTG GACGGACTGTTTAGCGCTGGATGCAGACAAGCCCAAGCCCAAGTTTGTCAAGGAGGTTCTGGAGAAATGCATGAG GCTCTCCTATCATCAGCGAATAGTGGACATTGTCCCGCCCACTTTCTCAGCCCTCATCCCAGCCGACCCCATCTTCTTTTACAAATACCAAGATGAGGCCAACA GTGCGCTGCCAGGCTATGCCGTGGCCATAACCGTGGGCAACGCCATCAAGAACCGGGCCTCCAACGAGGAGATCCTCACCGTGCTCAAAGACGTGCCAAACCCCAACCAGGAAGATGACGACG ATGAGGGCGAGGGCTTCAACCCCCTAAAGATAGAAGTGTTCCTGCAGACCCTTCTCCATCTGGCTGCCAAGTCCTTCAGCCACTCCTTCAGTGCCCTGGCCAA GTTCCATGAGATTCTCAAGGTCCTGACGGACTGTGACGAGGGCAAGCTGCACATCCTCCGGGTGGTCTACGAGGTCTGGAGGAACCACCCACAA ATGATCTCTGTGCTGGTGGACAAGTTGATCCGTACACAGATTGTGGACTGTGCAGCCGTAGCCAACTGGCTCTTCTCCCCAAACATGGCTCATGAATTTACCAG GTTTTACGTGTGGGAGATTCTGCACTCCACCATCCGTAAGATGAACAAACACGTCCAGAAGATTCAGAAAGAGCTGGAGGAGGCCAAGGATAAGCTGGAGAGGCAACAGCATAAGAAG cagAAGGACAGTGGCGATGAGGAGGACATGGAGAAGAACAGTGAGGATGAGGACGGTCAGCTGGAGGAGCAGATCGAGCGTCTGCAGGAGAAGGTGGAGTCGGCCCAGAGTGAGCAGAAGAACCTCTTCCTGGTCATCTTCCAG CGCTTCATCATGATGCTGACGGAGCACCTGGTGCGCTGTGAGACAGGCAGTGTGGACTTCAGCACGCCCTGGTACAAGAACTGCATCGAGAGGCTGCAGCAGATCTTCCTCATG CATCATGTGACCATCCAGCAGTACATGGGGACCCTGGAGAACCTGCTGTTCACCGCCGAGCTTGACCACCACATCCTAGCTGTTTACCAGCAGTTCTGTGCCCTGCAGCTCTGa
- the LOC106611634 gene encoding nuclear cap-binding protein subunit 1-like isoform X2: MSRRRHSDGDDGGQSHKRRRTSEPIEIEDRLESLICRVGEKSTSSLESNLEGLAGVLEADLPNYKNKILRILCAVARLLPEKLTVYTTLVGLLNARNYNFGGEFVEAMIRQLKETLKANLYTEALYLVRFLCDLVNCHVIAAPSMVAMFENFVSVTQEEDVPQVRSDWFVYVVLSSLPWVGKELYEKKDVEMDRLLNQIDSYLKRRLKTHVPMLQVWTAEKPHPQEEYLDCLWAQIQKLKKDRWQERHILRPYIAFDSVLCEALQHNLPPFTPPAHMPDCQYPMPRVIFRMFDYTDAPEGPVMPGSHSVERFVIEDNLHNIIKSHWKERKTCAAQLLSYPGKNKIPLNYHIVEVIFGELFQLPCPPHIDVMYTTLLIELCKLQPGSLPQVLAQATEMMYMRLDTMNTTCIDRLLNWFSHHLSNFQFRWSWDDWTDCLALDADKPKPKFVKEVLEKCMRLSYHQRIVDIVPPTFSALIPADPIFFYKYQDEANSALPGYAVAITVGNAIKNRASNEEILTVLKDVPNPNQEDDDDEGEGFNPLKIEVFLQTLLHLAAKSFSHSFSALAKFHEILKVLTDCDEGKLHILRVVYEVWRNHPQMISVLVDKLIRTQIVDCAAVANWLFSPNMAHEFTRFYVWEILHSTIRKMNKHVQKIQKELEEAKDKLERQQHKKKDSGDEEDMEKNSEDEDGQLEEQIERLQEKVESAQSEQKNLFLVIFQRFIMMLTEHLVRCETGSVDFSTPWYKNCIERLQQIFLMHHVTIQQYMGTLENLLFTAELDHHILAVYQQFCALQL, translated from the exons ATGTCGAGAAGACGGCACAGTGACGGAGATGATG GCGGCCAGTCTCACAAAAGAAGGAGAACGTCTGAGCCCATTGAGATTGAGGATCGCCTGGAATCACTGATATGTCGAGTGGGAGAAAAG agtACCTCTTCCCTGGAAAGCAATTTGGAAGGTCTTGCAGGTGTCTTGGAAGCCGACCTCCCCAACTACAAAAACAAAATCCTCCGCATTTTGTGTGCTGT GGCTCGACTTCTACCCGAGAAGCTGACCGTGTACACAACATTAGTGGGCCTTCTCAATGCCAGGAACTACAACTTTGGCGGGGAGTTTGTGGAGGCCATGATCCGACAACTCAAAGAGACCTTGAAGGCCAACCTGTACACCGAAGCGCTTTACCTA GTGCGCTTCCTCTGTGACCTGGTGAACTGCCACGTGATCGCTGCTCCCTCCATGGTGGCCATGTTTGAGAACTTTGTTAGTGTCACTCAGGAGGAAGATGTGCCGCAG gTGCGCTCGGACTGGTTTGTCTATGTTGTACTCTCCAGTCTCCCCTGGGTTGGGAAGGAACTCTATGAGAAGAAGGATGTGGAGATGGACAGGCTCCTTAACCAGATTGACAGTTACCTCAA GAGGCGACTAAAGACTCATGTCCCCATGCTTCAGGTTTGGACAGCAGAGAAGCCACACCCACAAGAGGAG TACCTGGACTGCCTGTGGGCTCAGATCCAGAAGCTGAAGAAGGACCGCTGGCAGGAGCGCCACATCCTGCGGCCGTACATCGCCTTTGACAGCGTGCTGTGTGAGGCCCTGCAGCACAACCTGCCACCCTTCACCCCGCCTGCCCACATGCCCGACTGCCAGTACCCCATGCCCCGCGTCATCTTCCGCATGTTCGACTACACCGATGCCCCCGAG GGTCCCGTCATGCCAGGCAGCCACTCTGTGGAGAGGTTTGTGATTGAGGATAACCTTCACAACATCATCAAATCCCACTGGAAAGAGAGGAAGACCTG TGCTGCGCAGTTGCTCAGCTATCCAGGAAAAAATAAGATCCCACTCAACTATCACATTGTGGAG GTGATCTTTGGAGAGCTCTTCCAGCTGCCCTGTCCCCCCCACATCGACGTCATGTACACCACACTGCTCATCGAGCTCTGCAAGCTGCAGCCAGGCTCCCTGCCTCAAGTT TTGGCCCAAGCCACAGAGATGATGTACATGAGACTGGACACTATGAACACTACTTGCATAGACCGACTCCTCAACTGGTTCTCCCACCATTTGAGCAACTTTCAGTTCCGATGGAGCTGGGACGACTG GACGGACTGTTTAGCGCTGGATGCAGACAAGCCCAAGCCCAAGTTTGTCAAGGAGGTTCTGGAGAAATGCATGAG GCTCTCCTATCATCAGCGAATAGTGGACATTGTCCCGCCCACTTTCTCAGCCCTCATCCCAGCCGACCCCATCTTCTTTTACAAATACCAAGATGAGGCCAACA GTGCGCTGCCAGGCTATGCCGTGGCCATAACCGTGGGCAACGCCATCAAGAACCGGGCCTCCAACGAGGAGATCCTCACCGTGCTCAAAGACGTGCCAAACCCCAACCAGGAAGATGACGACG ATGAGGGCGAGGGCTTCAACCCCCTAAAGATAGAAGTGTTCCTGCAGACCCTTCTCCATCTGGCTGCCAAGTCCTTCAGCCACTCCTTCAGTGCCCTGGCCAA GTTCCATGAGATTCTCAAGGTCCTGACGGACTGTGACGAGGGCAAGCTGCACATCCTCCGGGTGGTCTACGAGGTCTGGAGGAACCACCCACAA ATGATCTCTGTGCTGGTGGACAAGTTGATCCGTACACAGATTGTGGACTGTGCAGCCGTAGCCAACTGGCTCTTCTCCCCAAACATGGCTCATGAATTTACCAG GTTTTACGTGTGGGAGATTCTGCACTCCACCATCCGTAAGATGAACAAACACGTCCAGAAGATTCAGAAAGAGCTGGAGGAGGCCAAGGATAAGCTGGAGAGGCAACAGCATAAGAAG AAGGACAGTGGCGATGAGGAGGACATGGAGAAGAACAGTGAGGATGAGGACGGTCAGCTGGAGGAGCAGATCGAGCGTCTGCAGGAGAAGGTGGAGTCGGCCCAGAGTGAGCAGAAGAACCTCTTCCTGGTCATCTTCCAG CGCTTCATCATGATGCTGACGGAGCACCTGGTGCGCTGTGAGACAGGCAGTGTGGACTTCAGCACGCCCTGGTACAAGAACTGCATCGAGAGGCTGCAGCAGATCTTCCTCATG CATCATGTGACCATCCAGCAGTACATGGGGACCCTGGAGAACCTGCTGTTCACCGCCGAGCTTGACCACCACATCCTAGCTGTTTACCAGCAGTTCTGTGCCCTGCAGCTCTGa